In one Methanomicrobia archaeon genomic region, the following are encoded:
- a CDS encoding NrdH-redoxin, with amino-acid sequence MGIKVYTTKICPNCKLVKEFLTAEGAAYEEVDITTAEALTELRMQGVFTMITPVVQVGSTFLTDTDLFNGDELRKERLREVLKEEEEA; translated from the coding sequence ATGGGAATAAAAGTTTACACAACAAAAATCTGCCCGAATTGTAAGCTCGTCAAGGAGTTCCTGACAGCGGAAGGGGCGGCGTATGAGGAGGTGGACATAACGACAGCGGAAGCGCTGACGGAGTTACGCATGCAGGGCGTGTTCACGATGATTACGCCGGTTGTCCAGGTCGGCTCGACGTTTCTTACGGATACTGATTTGTTTAATGGCGATGAGCTGCGGAAGGAGCGGTTGAGAGAAGTGCTAAAGGAAGAGGAAGAAGCATGA